From the Mycoplasmatota bacterium genome, one window contains:
- the radA gene encoding DNA repair protein RadA — MAKTKTIFFCKECGNETLKWVGKCPGCGQYNTMVEEIKEPKKKTHHQNSISTNNRLQKINELKIDEKIRIKTSLQEFNRVLGGGIILGSLVLIGGDPGIGKSTLLLQMSESIALKGTVLYVSGEESPQQIKNRAERLSINCDELYIYSENNLQAVLNQIENIHPEYIIIDSIQTIYLDYINSAPGSVSQVRECTQTLMKLAKSKNIPTFIVGHVTKDGAIAGPRMLEHMVDTVLYFEGDNHHTFRILRAVKNRFGSTNEIGVFDMREDGLVEVLNPSGIFLEDRSLGYPGTSVVASIEGTRPVLIEIQALLSTTSFNNPKRTASGFDNNKLSLLIAVIEKRLGYTLQNQDAYIKVTGGAKIGEPAADLAILMSIVSSYKNQPLNPLDVFIGEVGLTGEVRRVSRIEARCQEAYKMGFKRAFIPKKDIEKYKLPKDFLVIGISNIDDVVKKVFLDTSF, encoded by the coding sequence GTGGCAAAAACAAAAACAATATTCTTTTGTAAAGAATGTGGTAATGAAACTTTAAAATGGGTCGGAAAGTGTCCTGGTTGTGGACAATACAACACAATGGTTGAAGAAATTAAAGAACCCAAAAAAAAGACCCATCATCAAAATTCTATATCTACAAACAATAGACTCCAAAAAATTAATGAATTAAAAATAGATGAGAAAATTAGAATTAAAACATCCCTTCAAGAATTTAATCGTGTTTTAGGCGGCGGAATAATATTAGGTTCATTGGTTTTAATTGGTGGTGATCCAGGAATAGGAAAATCTACTTTATTACTACAGATGAGTGAAAGTATTGCCTTAAAGGGAACTGTTTTATATGTTAGTGGCGAAGAATCTCCACAGCAAATAAAAAATCGTGCAGAAAGATTAAGTATTAATTGTGACGAACTATATATTTATTCAGAAAATAATTTACAAGCTGTGCTTAATCAGATTGAAAATATACATCCTGAATACATTATAATTGATTCAATTCAAACGATTTATTTAGATTATATCAATTCAGCCCCAGGGAGTGTATCTCAAGTAAGAGAATGTACACAAACATTAATGAAACTTGCTAAATCCAAAAACATCCCAACTTTTATAGTAGGACATGTGACAAAAGATGGTGCCATCGCAGGTCCACGAATGCTTGAGCATATGGTGGATACAGTTTTATATTTTGAAGGAGATAATCACCATACGTTTAGAATTCTACGAGCCGTTAAAAATCGCTTTGGTTCAACAAATGAAATCGGCGTATTTGACATGAGAGAAGATGGGTTGGTTGAAGTCTTAAATCCTTCTGGTATCTTTCTTGAAGATCGTTCTTTAGGTTACCCTGGTACTAGTGTTGTAGCTAGTATTGAAGGTACACGACCTGTCTTAATTGAAATACAAGCCCTTTTATCAACCACTTCTTTTAATAATCCTAAAAGAACCGCTTCAGGATTTGATAATAATAAATTATCATTATTAATTGCTGTTATTGAAAAACGTTTAGGATATACCCTTCAAAACCAAGATGCTTATATTAAAGTAACTGGAGGAGCTAAAATAGGTGAACCAGCGGCTGATTTAGCCATCTTAATGAGCATTGTTTCAAGTTATAAAAACCAACCCCTTAATCCTCTAGATGTTTTTATCGGTGAAGTTGGGTTAACTGGAGAGGTGAGACGTGTATCAAGAATAGAGGCAAGATGCCAGGAAGCTTATAAAATGGGCTTTAAAAGAGCTTTTATACCAAAAAAAGATATTGAAAAATACAAACTCCCAAAAGATTTTTTAGTAATCGGTATAAGCAATATTGATGATGTTGTCAAGAAGGTTTTTTTAGATACTTCATTTTAA
- a CDS encoding ATP-dependent Clp protease ATP-binding subunit — translation MYDKFSSQAKGIIIRSHRFALNQNEYVVGTEYLLLSLFNEPNSSCQILLKELKITENHILDEIKKINVFRKNIPGLVIYTPKFRSVLDYASNISKKTGSDFVYEEHLFYSLLKVTDCIAYKVLENLPIDIDNLITEITDVMGWNVEDSFDKKQLFDNFSFVENITSLVKKDKLLPLIGREKILTRITNILNKRNKRNVILIGNAGVGKSAIVEGLAQKYYKEQANKLIVSLNITSLLAGTKYRGDFEQRIKDFLDSVKNKEEVIVFIDEIHNIINVGNGDSNLDVANILKPSLARGELNCIGATTIDEYYKHIANDTALSRRFLPIFVDEPTLEETINILTNIKQYFEKFHQIDIPSNTIPYLCEHVEKAIINRYFPDKAIDVLDEACSYAKLNQLNQISFKTIDYIIKTVNNQHYNNKSLKKLECYPFLKKYFLRYYSNITNSFEPITSILCQYTDENQLNLFIDDISYIFNIRNEALKIINLNNFSDEHSISNLIGSPPGYVGFDNPNTLTKFVQKYPRSIILLKNIENCAQNITQLFKDILNSGYVEDLASNKIYFTNTIIIATENSNHKSIGFLNLEIEQKYKGELRFKEKINLNRFLKQTTKEQESLLDKYILYFKTNNKALVFEDFDDIVAHIDKNNNSELENLLYECFFNHEQNSFVIKYNEKEKRFFIKK, via the coding sequence ATGTATGATAAATTTTCTAGTCAAGCTAAGGGAATTATTATAAGAAGTCATCGATTTGCTTTAAATCAAAATGAATATGTCGTTGGAACAGAATATTTATTATTATCTCTGTTCAATGAACCTAACAGTAGTTGCCAAATTTTACTCAAAGAATTAAAAATTACCGAAAATCATATTTTAGATGAAATTAAAAAAATCAATGTCTTTCGAAAAAACATACCTGGTTTAGTTATCTATACACCTAAATTTCGTTCTGTGTTAGATTATGCTTCAAACATAAGTAAAAAAACAGGATCTGATTTTGTTTATGAAGAGCATTTATTCTATTCTTTACTAAAAGTAACTGATTGTATTGCTTATAAGGTACTAGAAAATCTACCGATTGATATAGATAATTTAATTACAGAAATTACTGATGTAATGGGGTGGAACGTGGAAGATTCATTTGATAAAAAACAATTATTTGATAATTTTTCTTTTGTTGAAAATATCACTTCACTCGTTAAGAAAGATAAATTACTACCCCTTATTGGAAGAGAGAAAATTCTAACCCGTATCACAAATATACTAAATAAACGGAATAAACGGAATGTGATATTAATTGGAAATGCTGGGGTTGGTAAAAGTGCGATAGTTGAAGGTCTTGCTCAAAAATACTATAAAGAGCAGGCTAACAAACTAATTGTTTCACTTAATATTACATCATTACTAGCAGGAACAAAATATCGTGGTGACTTTGAACAAAGAATCAAGGATTTTTTAGATTCTGTTAAAAACAAGGAAGAAGTAATTGTTTTTATTGATGAAATTCATAATATTATTAATGTTGGAAATGGAGATAGTAATTTAGATGTAGCCAATATATTAAAACCAAGTCTAGCACGCGGTGAATTAAATTGTATTGGTGCTACAACTATTGATGAATATTATAAACATATCGCTAATGATACAGCTCTATCAAGAAGATTTTTACCGATCTTCGTAGATGAACCCACATTAGAAGAAACGATTAATATTCTCACGAATATTAAACAATATTTTGAAAAATTTCATCAGATTGATATCCCTTCAAACACGATTCCTTATTTATGTGAACATGTTGAAAAAGCAATTATCAATCGTTATTTTCCTGATAAGGCTATTGATGTTTTAGATGAAGCATGTTCTTACGCTAAATTAAATCAATTAAATCAAATTTCTTTCAAAACGATTGATTACATTATTAAAACTGTTAATAACCAACACTACAATAACAAAAGCTTAAAAAAATTAGAATGTTATCCTTTCTTAAAAAAGTATTTTCTTCGTTATTATAGTAATATAACAAATTCATTTGAACCCATAACAAGTATCCTCTGTCAGTATACCGATGAGAATCAGTTGAATCTATTTATCGATGATATTTCTTATATCTTCAACATTCGTAATGAAGCACTCAAAATAATTAATCTTAATAATTTTTCAGATGAACATAGTATTTCAAATCTAATAGGCTCTCCTCCTGGATATGTTGGTTTTGATAATCCAAATACTTTAACAAAATTTGTACAAAAATACCCTCGGTCAATTATTCTACTAAAAAATATCGAAAATTGTGCACAGAATATCACACAATTATTTAAAGATATTTTAAATAGTGGCTATGTTGAAGATTTAGCTAGCAACAAAATATATTTTACAAATACGATAATAATAGCCACTGAAAATTCTAATCATAAATCTATTGGTTTCTTGAACTTAGAAATTGAGCAGAAGTACAAAGGAGAACTTCGTTTTAAAGAGAAGATTAACCTTAATCGTTTCTTAAAACAAACCACTAAAGAACAAGAATCTTTACTAGATAAATATATTTTATATTTTAAAACTAACAATAAAGCACTTGTATTTGAAGATTTTGATGATATTGTCGCCCATATTGATAAAAATAATAATAGTGAATTAGAAAATCTATTATATGAATGTTTCTTTAATCATGAACAAAATAGTTTTGTGATAAAATATAATGAAAAAGAAAAACGTTTCTTTATCAAAAAATAG